In the genome of Pseudonocardia cypriaca, the window ACGGATGGTTCGGCTCGAGATGCCCTCGAGCAGGGTGCTGAGTGTCTCGTTCCCGGTGGCGGCGATGACCTCGCGGTGGAAGGCCGCGTCGTGCCGGTTGAGCTGTTCCACGTCGTTCGCCGCCTCGTGCATCGCCTCGAGGTGGGCCTGGACCCGCAGCAGCTGGTCAGGGGTGATCCGGACGGCCGCGAGTGCCGTCGCCACCGGCTCGAACAGGCGGCGGACCTCCGTGAGCTCCAGCAGGTCGTCGGCGCGGATCAGCTCCACCGCGTGGCCGACGCCTTCGAGGAGTAGCCTCGGTTCGAGCGTCGTGACGTAGGTGCCGCTGCCGCGCCGCACCTCCAGTACGCGGGATGCCGCGAGGACCTGGACGGCCTCCCGGAGCAGGTTGCGTCCGACGCCCAACCGCGCGGCGAGCTGCTGTTCGGGGGGAAGCTTCGAACCGGGTTGGAGCTCGCCGGTACGGATCAGCTCCCGGATCTCGGCGATGACCTTCTCGGTCAGCGACATCGGCCCCCTCCTTCGGGTCTGGGCGCGTGCACCGTGCCCAGCAGCATGGTCGCGGCCTGCGAGACATCCCATGTGCTGGCCCGGGTCGCAGGGAGAGTGTGGCGCCCATCGACGCGAATGGCGAGTAATCGCAGGTGTACGCCTATGCCGCGCGGTGACACTGGACGCGTTCCAGCTCACAGTCTATAAAGTCATCCCATGACTGGGCGCTCTGGTTAGGCCGATCGGGCGCTCCCGAGTGACCTCGGCGGTGCTCGCGAGTTCCACGGCCGCGACGGCAGCGAAGGAGGTGCCGCGATGGTGTCAGGGGTCCCACTGGTCCCGGGGCCGACGGCAGGCGCGAAGGGTCCGCCGCGGCCGATCCGTCGGCAGAACGCGGGGTGGGCGGCGGCGCGCCGTTCCATCCGCCGCCGCTGGCAGCTCTACCTGCTGGTGATCGCCCCGCTGGCGTATTTCGCCGTGTTCAAGTACGTGCCGATGGTCAACGCGGTCATCGCGTTCAAGGAGTACAGCGTCGTCCGCGGCGTCTGGGGCAGTGAGTGGGTCGGCCTCGAGCACTTCCGGGCGTTCTTCGAGAACCCGGTGTTCTGGACGCTGGTGCGCAACACCTTCCTGCTCTCGGCGTATTTCCTGATCGCGAGCTTCCCCATACCGATCATCCTGGCGCTCGCGCTCAACGAGATACGGCAGGAGTTGTTCCGGCGCACCGTCCAGCTGGTCACCTATGCGCCGTACTTCATCTCGACCGTGGTGGTCGTGTCCATGACGATCCTGATCCTGTCCCCACGCATCGGCCTGGTGGACGAGACGATCGGATTTTTCGGGATCAGCTCGGTCGACTTCCTCGGCGACCCGGACTACTTCCGCCACATCTACGTCTGGAGCGACATCTGGCAGACCGCCGGCTACTCGGCCGTCGTCTACATGGCTGCACTGGCCGGGATCGACCCGTCCCTCTACGAAGCCGCGCGGGTGGACGGTGCCTCCCGACTGCAGAAGATCATCCACGTCGACCTGCCGGGGATCATGCCCACCGCGGTCATCGTGCTGATCCTCGGCGTCGGCAACATCATGGCCATCGGGTTCGAGAAGGCGTTCCTGTTCCAGAACCCGCTCAACCTGGGCCAGTCGGAGATCATCGCGACGTACGTCTACAAGACGGGACTCCTCAACGCCGACTTCAGCCGTGCGACGGCGGTCGGCCTGTTCAACTCGGCGATCAACCTTGTGCTGCTCGTCGCCGTCAACCGCGTCGCCAAGCGCGTGACCGGGAGCGGGCTGTGGTGACCGGGTACGAGAGGCGAGGCCGATGACGACTGATCAGATCCCCGGCCGAGGCGGGGCCCGCACCGAGGAGCGGGGTCCGCGTCCGGTCGCCTCGCGCCGGCGGGGGCCCGGACGCCGGATGCACGAGACCGGTGTCGACCGCGTCTTCCTGGCCATCGTCTACGTGCTCCTGCTGACGTTCCTCGCCGTGGTGCTCGTGCCGCTGCTCTACATCCTCGCCAGCTCGTTCAGCGACCCGGCCGCGGTCTCGTCCGGCCGGGTGCTGCTCTGGCCCGTCGACTTCACCCTCCGCGGCTACCAGGTCGTCCTCGGGGACGCGCAGATCCTCACCGGGTTCGCGAACTCCCTGTTCTACACGGTCGGGGGCACGCTGATCAGCGTCGCGCTCACGGTGGCGATCGCCTATCCGCTCTCGCGCACCGACTTCCCGGGCGGCAGCGTGATCACGCGGCTCGTCGTCTTCACGATGCTCTTCGCGGGCGGGGTCATCCCGACCTACCTCGTGGTGCAGTCGCTCGGAATGCTCGACACCCGCTGGGCACTGCTCCTGCCCCAGGCGGTGGGGGTGTGGCAGGTCATCATCGCGCGGACCTACTTCCGGTACTCGATTCCCCAGGAACTGGTCGAGGCCGCGGAAATGGACGGGGCGAGCGACCTGCGCGTGCTCTGGTCGATCGTCCTCCCGTTGGCGAAACCGATGCTCGCGGTCATCGCACTCATGTACGCGATCACGCAGTGGAACTCCTACTTCGACGCGCTGCTGTACCTCAAGAGCGACGACCTCTATCCGCTGCAGCTCATCCTGCGCAACATCCTCATCCTCAACCAGCAGGGCGGCGGTCTCGGCGACACCCAGGCGCTCGAGCACCAGCAGCTCGCCGACCTCCTGAAGTACTCGCTGATCGTGGTGTCAACGGTGCCGGTCCTGCTCATCTACCCGTTCGTCGCCCGCTATTTCACGAAGGGAATCATGATCGGCGCCGTCAAGGGCTGATGCCGTCGCGTCGTTCTCCGCTCCGCATTCATCTCATCGAAGAGGTGTCCACAGTGCTGCCCAGACTCCGCAGGCCGGCGTCCCTGCTCGCTGCCCTGACCATCGCCGTCGTGCCTTTGACCGCCTGCTCCACCGGAGGTCAGGCCGATGACGGGACGCTCACCGTCTTCATCCCGCAGCTGGCGGGGGTGGACATGTCCCAGAGCACGACCACCAAGGTCCTGCAGGAGAAGTTCGGCGTCACGATGCGTTTCGAGACGTCCACCTACGACGCCTCGGCGGCGAAGGAGAAACGGCAGATCTCGCTCGCGAGCGGTGATCTGCCGGACGTGTACATGCTGATTCCCTGGGTCGACCAGTTCAACCAGGTGGAGCTGCTGCGACTGGGCCGGCAGGGCATCGCCGTGCCGCTGAACGACCTGATCGAACAGCACGCGCCGAACATCAAGAAGGCGTTCGAGGAGACCCCGGAACTGCGCAGGCTCGCCACCGCGCCCGACGGCAAGATCTACGGGATGCCGCAGTGGAACGACTGCTTCCACTGCTCGTACGGCGCGAAGCTGTGGATGAACTCCGACTGGTTGCGGAAGGTCGGTCTGCCGATGCCGACCACCACGGAGGAGATGCGCGAGGTCCTGCGGGCGTTCAAGACCCGGGACCCGAACGGCAACGGGCAACCCGACGAGATCCCGCTGTCGGGCAGCACGTCCGACACGCTCCTGCCGTACTTCATGAACGCGTTCCTCTACGACCCGCAGTCGGGCAACGCCTTCCCCTCGACGCTCGCCCTGAACAACGGGCGGGTCCAGCTGCAGGCCGCCCAGCCAGGGTGGCGCGAAGGGCTGCGATACCTGGCGTCGCTCAACGCGGAGGGGCTGATCGACCCGGGCGCGTTCTCGCAGAACCGGGACGCGCTGATGGCCAAGGGTGACCTCGACGGCGCGCCCGTCGTCGGCGCCGCCACCGTCCAGCACCCGGCGCTCCTGGTCACCACCGGGCACCCGGACGGGCGCGACAAGCTGTACGACCCGGTGCCACCCCTGACCGGTCCCACCGGCGTGAGCTACGCCTCCTACAACCTCTCCACCCTCCCCGGGGCCACCTTCCTGATCACCGCCGAGGCCACCGAGGAGGAGCAGATCGCGGCGATCAAGATCCTCGACTGGTTCCACACCCAAGAGGGGAACATCATCGGCCAGTTCGGTGACGAGGGTGAGGGGTGGTTGCGACCCGGCCCCGGTGACGTCGCCCTCGACCCGAACCTGACCCCGGTGTTCGAGCAGGTGCCCACCGACCCCGAGGCCCCGCGGGACCCGGAGGGGCCGTGGGGTGCCGCGGCCGGCTACTACTCGACCGAGGAGTTCCGCAACGCCCAGGTGCAGTCCACCGACATCTACAGCCCGGAAGGCGGCGAGCGGCGCCTCTACGAGGCCACCAAGCTGTACGAGGGCAAGACGCCCCAGGACCAGGTGTTCCCGTACTGGAACGTCTGGGTCGAGCCCGACGTCGCAGGCGAGCTCGCCACGCTCCAGACGAACATCGAGAACCACGTCGCGCAGTCGAGCCTGCAGTTCGTCACCGGGCAGCTGGACGTCGACGACGACAGCGCGTGGAACGCCTACCTCGACGGCCTGCGCAACCTCGGACTGGACCGGTACCTGCAGATCCAACAGACCGGCTACGAGGCCGCCGGGTGACCCGTCAGGCCGGGCGCCCGCCCTCGGTGGCGCCGGTGCCCGGCCCCGACCCGGTGGTGATGCCGGCCAGGAGCTTCGCCGTGCCTTCCGGTGCCTCCACCGGGAAGTGGTGGCTGCCCAGGTCCACGAGCACGATGTCGAAGCGGTCCCCGTAGCGATCGATCGCTTCTCGCGCCGCCAGGTCGCGGATCGCGAACACGGTGATCGGCTGCTTCGTCTCGCGCAGCGCCGCGTCCATGTCCCAGTGCACGAGCCCCTCGATGGAACGCAGACCCGCGGGCTGCCGCACCGCGACCATCTTCTCGAAGTACGCGTCCTTCAGGGCTGGGTCGAACCCCGCGGGTGAGCCTCCCTCGACGAGGCCCCGCACCGCTGCGGCGAAGTCCCCGCGGAACATGCGCACCATCGCGTCGGTCTGTTCTGCGCTCTGCGCCGGGAACAGGGAGAGGTAGGTCAGCGAGTCGAGTGCGACCACGTGCGAGACCGTGCCTGGGAGGAGCCGGCCGACTTCGACGGCGACCGCCCCGCCGAGGGAGTGCCCCGCCACGACGGCGGTGTCCACCGACTCGGCCTCCAGCACCGCCGCCACGTCGCGAGCGAACTCCTCAATGGTCCAGACGTCCCGCGTCGATCGTGACTCGCCGTGTTCGGCGAGGTCGACCGCGAGGACGCGGTGGTCCTCGGGCAGGTGGTCGGTCACCGCGTCGAAGTCGCTGCGGTTGCACGCCCATCCGTGGATGAGGACCAGCGTCGGGCCTCCGGCCGGACCGCTGGCCGTGTACCGGATCGTCGTGTGTCCCGATCGCCGGATCTCGAGGTTCGCCTTGGGCCTTGCCGTGGTCATGCTGTCTCCTCGTTCGTGACGGCGCGGCGCTGCGCACGTACCTGGTTCAGGCGCAGGACGAACGCGGTGAAGGTGATCACCACGATCGCCAGCGCGTAGATCTCCGTGGCGGTCTCGAGCCCCAGGGCGGTGACGGCGACTCCGCCGAGCACGGCGGGCACGCTGTTCCCCAGGTAGCCGATGATGTTGGCCAGGGCGAAGACGGCGCTGCGCTCGTGCGGCTCGGCGATCCGGGCGAAGGTGCCGAACGTCGCCAGCACCGACGCGCCGAAGCCGAGACCCGCGACGACGGTGCCGACGGCGGCGAGCGGGCCCGATCCCCCCGCCGCCCCGGCGAGCGATACCAGGGTGCCGAGCCCGAGCAGCGCGGACGAGGGGGCCAGCAGCGAGGACGCGGGCCGGGAACGGAGCAGGAAGATCGCGAGCGCCCCGGTGCCCGTCAGCAGCGTGACGACGGCGCCGCCGACCAGGCGGTTGTCCTGGCCGAGCAACTCGGCGGCGAGGGACGGGCCGAGCGAGAGGTACATCCCGGCCAGTGCCCAGCCTGCGATCATCGCCGGCACCACCGGGACGATGTCCCCGCGCAGGTGCGCGGGCATCGCGACCCGTGGACGCAGGGAGGCGAGGGCGCCCGGTCGGCGCGGCGACGTCTCCGGCATGAGGGCGACGACCACCGCCGCCAGCACCATCCCGCCGAACAGCACTGCGTAGACCAGCCGGGTGGGGGCGGGACCGAACTCCACCAGCACTCCCGAGCCGAGCGCGCCGACGGCGAGCCCGGTCAGCGGGGCCACCGA includes:
- a CDS encoding alpha/beta fold hydrolase, with translation MTTARPKANLEIRRSGHTTIRYTASGPAGGPTLVLIHGWACNRSDFDAVTDHLPEDHRVLAVDLAEHGESRSTRDVWTIEEFARDVAAVLEAESVDTAVVAGHSLGGAVAVEVGRLLPGTVSHVVALDSLTYLSLFPAQSAEQTDAMVRMFRGDFAAAVRGLVEGGSPAGFDPALKDAYFEKMVAVRQPAGLRSIEGLVHWDMDAALRETKQPITVFAIRDLAAREAIDRYGDRFDIVLVDLGSHHFPVEAPEGTAKLLAGITTGSGPGTGATEGGRPA
- a CDS encoding MFS transporter; protein product: MSVQPAASTVGGAHRAPSKSAFPYVAAVFVLFMAASGAPSPLYAVYQQQWQFTAWVLTIVFALYVVGLLGSLLVVGALSDHLGRRPVLAGAIGLELVALVLFALAGDVVVLSAARVLQGIATGAAATTLSAALVDLEPPLARVVTSVAPLTGLAVGALGSGVLVEFGPAPTRLVYAVLFGGMVLAAVVVALMPETSPRRPGALASLRPRVAMPAHLRGDIVPVVPAMIAGWALAGMYLSLGPSLAAELLGQDNRLVGGAVVTLLTGTGALAIFLLRSRPASSLLAPSSALLGLGTLVSLAGAAGGSGPLAAVGTVVAGLGFGASVLATFGTFARIAEPHERSAVFALANIIGYLGNSVPAVLGGVAVTALGLETATEIYALAIVVITFTAFVLRLNQVRAQRRAVTNEETA
- a CDS encoding FadR/GntR family transcriptional regulator, producing MSLTEKVIAEIRELIRTGELQPGSKLPPEQQLAARLGVGRNLLREAVQVLAASRVLEVRRGSGTYVTTLEPRLLLEGVGHAVELIRADDLLELTEVRRLFEPVATALAAVRITPDQLLRVQAHLEAMHEAANDVEQLNRHDAAFHREVIAATGNETLSTLLEGISSRTIRSRVWRGLVDAESTWRTLADHQEIYAALAVGDPALAQAAALMHVHNTERWLRNHLPD
- a CDS encoding ABC transporter permease; its protein translation is MVSGVPLVPGPTAGAKGPPRPIRRQNAGWAAARRSIRRRWQLYLLVIAPLAYFAVFKYVPMVNAVIAFKEYSVVRGVWGSEWVGLEHFRAFFENPVFWTLVRNTFLLSAYFLIASFPIPIILALALNEIRQELFRRTVQLVTYAPYFISTVVVVSMTILILSPRIGLVDETIGFFGISSVDFLGDPDYFRHIYVWSDIWQTAGYSAVVYMAALAGIDPSLYEAARVDGASRLQKIIHVDLPGIMPTAVIVLILGVGNIMAIGFEKAFLFQNPLNLGQSEIIATYVYKTGLLNADFSRATAVGLFNSAINLVLLVAVNRVAKRVTGSGLW
- a CDS encoding extracellular solute-binding protein — translated: MLPRLRRPASLLAALTIAVVPLTACSTGGQADDGTLTVFIPQLAGVDMSQSTTTKVLQEKFGVTMRFETSTYDASAAKEKRQISLASGDLPDVYMLIPWVDQFNQVELLRLGRQGIAVPLNDLIEQHAPNIKKAFEETPELRRLATAPDGKIYGMPQWNDCFHCSYGAKLWMNSDWLRKVGLPMPTTTEEMREVLRAFKTRDPNGNGQPDEIPLSGSTSDTLLPYFMNAFLYDPQSGNAFPSTLALNNGRVQLQAAQPGWREGLRYLASLNAEGLIDPGAFSQNRDALMAKGDLDGAPVVGAATVQHPALLVTTGHPDGRDKLYDPVPPLTGPTGVSYASYNLSTLPGATFLITAEATEEEQIAAIKILDWFHTQEGNIIGQFGDEGEGWLRPGPGDVALDPNLTPVFEQVPTDPEAPRDPEGPWGAAAGYYSTEEFRNAQVQSTDIYSPEGGERRLYEATKLYEGKTPQDQVFPYWNVWVEPDVAGELATLQTNIENHVAQSSLQFVTGQLDVDDDSAWNAYLDGLRNLGLDRYLQIQQTGYEAAG
- a CDS encoding carbohydrate ABC transporter permease encodes the protein MTTDQIPGRGGARTEERGPRPVASRRRGPGRRMHETGVDRVFLAIVYVLLLTFLAVVLVPLLYILASSFSDPAAVSSGRVLLWPVDFTLRGYQVVLGDAQILTGFANSLFYTVGGTLISVALTVAIAYPLSRTDFPGGSVITRLVVFTMLFAGGVIPTYLVVQSLGMLDTRWALLLPQAVGVWQVIIARTYFRYSIPQELVEAAEMDGASDLRVLWSIVLPLAKPMLAVIALMYAITQWNSYFDALLYLKSDDLYPLQLILRNILILNQQGGGLGDTQALEHQQLADLLKYSLIVVSTVPVLLIYPFVARYFTKGIMIGAVKG